One Perca flavescens isolate YP-PL-M2 chromosome 9, PFLA_1.0, whole genome shotgun sequence genomic window carries:
- the btbd8 gene encoding AP2-interacting clathrin-endocytosis protein isoform X2, translated as MITTEAAREFHAKECKYKEQLKRRLSSALSADLNRLLQEELEADVSLYAGSGSLQAHRAILLARAPHVLQGETHKDPTIIHLSDYELSGLKDFLRRLYTADQSMRSSEIIPDVEGSVPESTLLVPNPADHSSTDSDVIESASGLGADLLDLYQRGEQCDITIQVAEQVFSCHRAILCARSQYFRAMLSGSWMESSRQCITLQGLGPDEMEILLQFMYGAIVDLPPGASASQVVLAADMLGLEGLKDVVEMVLSRDYCRFFPKPIDGVQRTVLECLSLTHALGLQNLHMLCKRWVADHFVKTWCERNFSLLSPELHVACLTAVTETMTVQNAVTMLCGTEQLIGSLPEVKWAQQVKSLATELQEESLHVIVQHLPRVIRTQAFQDLCRREQFTREPTLLKKLCSAIREGVTVDNCCDLFAAVYNLCGDDMEEDSLLEKGEQRQEKPFRQEICTLRGRLWTFLLQTFYAVRHTQGWETLSSKHKERILADAIDKGDNRRLGKKPVFTSSQSRAVKCPSSAPESPPVHRTQRVSEPAISSSRSAASAMKSDGLGTANKPGDGHTSKAKNVKKPGDRSVAAKAKTASAGSPVVNGTGAAGPRRDGASANGPRSSHGAREQEKKPNPGARPKTSPPSCTSTSQTGVMKAQKSSTGKTDIGIIGSTQAQPSASSTSGSASPETGASSPRNDTHSIPGAKPKHQAKAVNKSPLTKPPQKSDTTKISSPTNKPSVRESVKVKTGAAEKASTGVTAARADTKGRGTPDHHVSKHGSSMKKPASPRKEDGKDGLKSSALDKAAGEAHKKKITKPVSATGASAKSSAKPPKASSAPSKQSSVVAAKSGPKPKSTTELSTEKASPKSGGASKTSAASSSKKSGAKGKETVNGKNSNCKTELAPTENTCDIAVHEDSSEVALSGRPAVRRTQVTSQGGGDSLSLQLESSPTSQKPEIQSGNTESAPAANRIPHVKSANADTCKQTEGSEVKPSPSVVIPAHISGGQVNEVRSPNSPRDTERPIDTPCSMGSTDTNLEDSWSGIHHQVSPQSETGSTHTTSSDDIKPRSEDYDAGGSQDDDCSNDRGVSKCGTMRCHDFLGRSSSDTSTPEELKMYEGGAGLRVEVRLRGREAETTSEEEGVRRRPRSWLHRDEVPVEEEHSEVEATVTVKSVPDHQLFSSSEEEEDEDEEATEDERSEVEVVPGQAPPPPPTEPSPHFQGIVNLAFDDDGVDQENDQPDYQSSSNFRRSVLLSVDECEELGSEEGGVQTPPQQPNDAVTSCDVFETDSTAPRRNCAPSGDKRDHLTCHLESAGLKGKKHDEEQGEKSPVFLTEIQEPVQDESNHIQVDGVKSSGPLLDADTKVLPPQERPCHLDLRHTEQYNGGLRKHHTNPSESKKADLHLDLNEPQLTGDSPVHAAESPAGNV; from the exons TTTATCGTCAGCCTTATCTGCAGACCTTAACAG GTTGCTGCAGGAAGAGCTGGAGGCAGATGTTTCTCTTTATGCTGGGTCAGGCTCGCTTCAAGCACACAGAGCCATACTGTTGGCCAGAGCTCCTCATGTCCTTCagggagagacacacaaagatcCTACCATCATTCATCTGTCTGACTATGAGCTGTCCGGGTTGAAAGATTTCCTCAG GCGACTGTACACAGCAGACCAGAGCATGCGCTCGTCTGAAATAATCCCAGACGTGGAGGGCTCAGTGCCAGAAAGTACACTGCTTGTTCCCAATCCGGCAGACCATAGTTCCACTGACTCAG ATGTTATTGAGTCAGCCTCGGGCCTTGGAGCTGACTTGCTGGATCTGTACCAGAGGGGAGAGCAGTGTGATATCACCATACAAGTAGCGGAGCAGGTCTTCTCCTGCCACAG GGCAATCCTGTGCGCGCGGTCTCAGTACTTCCGAGCGATGCTAAGCGGGAGTTGGATGGAGAGCTCCAGACAGTGCATCACTCTGCAAGG TTTAGGGCCAGATGAGATGGAGATCCTGCTCCAGTTCATGTATGGGGCAATTGTGGATCTGCCACCTGGAGCCAGTGCCAG TCAGGTGGTGTTGGCAGCCGACATGCTGGGTTTAGAGGGGCTGAAGGATGTGGTGGAGATGGTTCTCTCCCGAGACTACTGCCGCTTCTTCCCCAAG CCAATTGACGGTGTTCAGAGAACAGTTCTCGAGTGTCTGTCCCTCACGCATGCCTTAGGCCTCCAAAACCTCCACATGCTGTGTAAGAG GTGGGTTGCTGATCATTTTGTGAAGACCTGGTGCGAGAGAAACTTTTCCCTGTTGTCCCCTGAGCTTCATGTAGCCTGTCTAACAGCTGTAACTGAAACCATG ACTGTGCAGAATGCAGTAACCATGCTCTGTGGCACTGAGCAATTGATTGGCAGTCTCCCAGAAGTCAAGTGGGCCCAACAGGTAAAGAGTCTCGCCACAGAGCTTCAGGAGGAGAGCCTGCATGTCATTGTCCAGCATCTCCCCAGAGTCATCCGCACTCAGGCCTTCCAGGACCTTTGCAGG AGGGAACAGTTTACCCGTGAGCCAACGTTGTTGAAAAAGCTGTGTTCGGCCATCAGAGAAGGTGTGACCGTGGACAACTGCTGTGATCTTTTCGCTGCTGTGTACAATCTATGTGGAGATGACATGGAAGAGGACTCTCTCCTGGAGAAAGGAGAGCAAAGACAAGAGAAG CCGTTCAGGCAAGAGATTTGTACGCTGCGCGGTCGGCTTTGGACTTTcctgcttcagaccttttacgCGGTCCGCCACACGCAGGGATGGGAGACCCTGTCttcaaaacacaaagaaaggatACTAGCAG ATGCTATTGATAAAGGGGACAATCGAAGACTTGGTAAAAAGCCTGTATTCACTAGCTCACAG tcAAGGGCTGTAAAATGCCCTTCATCTGCACCTGAGAGTCCGCCTGTGCACAGGACCCAGAGGGTGTCCGAACCTGCAATTTCTTCCTCCCGTAGTGCTGCATCAGCCATGAAGTCTGATGGACTGGGGACAGCTAACAAACCAGGAGATGGTCACACATCCAAGGCAAAGAATGTGAAGAAGCCTGGAGACCGGAGTGTAGCAGCGAAGGCAAAGACCGCATCAGCTGGCTCACCAGTTGTCAATGGCACAGGAGCTGCAGGGCCCAGGCGGGATGGAGCCAGTGCCAATGGCCCCAGAAGCTCTCATGGGGCTAGAGAGCAAGAAAAGAAGCCAAACCCAGGTGCACGGCCTAAAACATCTCCCCCGAGCTGCACATCTACAAGCCAGACGGGGGTAATGAAGGCTCAAAAGAGCTCCACAGGAAAGACTGACATTGGCATTATTGGCAGCACCCAAGCTCAGCCCAGCGCTTCATCCACATCAGGCAGCGCCTCGCCAGAGACCGGTGCCAGCAGCCCTCGCAACGACACCCACTCCATCCCAG gTGCAAAGCCCAAACACCAGGCTAAGGCGGTAAACAAATCCCCACTGACAAAACCTCCTCAGAAATCAGATACAACGAAGATCAGCAG TCCTACCAATAAGCCAAGTGTGAGAGAAAGTGTCAAAGTTAAGACTGGTGCAGCAGAAAAAGCATCTACTGGAGTGACAGCAGCAAGAGCAGACACCAAGGGAAGAGGCACACCAGACCACCATG TCTCTAAGCATGGATCCTCCATGAAAAAACCAGCATCCCCTAGGAAAGAAGACGGCAAGGACGGTTTGAAATCCTCAGCACTAGACAAAGCAGCCGGTGAAGCTCATAAAAAGAAGATCACAAAACCCGTTTCGGCGACTGGAGCCTCAGCCAAATCCAGTGCTAAACCACCAAAAGCATCTTCGGCCCCCTCAAAGCAATCTTCAGTAGTAGCTGCCAAGTCTGGACCAAAGCCAAAAAGTACTACTGAATTATCAACGGAGAAAGCTTCTCCAAAATCCGGAGGAGCTTCCAAAACCTCAGCTGCGTCTTCCTCCAAGAAATCAGGAGCTAAAGGAAAAGAGACGGTGAATGGtaaaaattcaaactgtaaaactgAGCTTGCTCCAACTGAGAACACTTGTGACATTGCAGTGCATGAAGATAGTTCAGAAGTAGCGCTTTCTGGCCGGCCTGCAGTGCGCAGAACACAGGTAACAAGCCAGGGCGGAGGGGATTCACTTAGCCTTCAACTAGAATCAAGCCCTACGAGTCAAAAGCCTGAAATACAGTCAGGAAACACTGAGAGTGCACCAGCAGCAAACAGAATCCCCCATGTCAAATCTGCTAATGCAGACACTTGCAAACAGACTGAAGGGAGTGAAGTGAAACCGTCTCCAAGTGTTGTCATCCCCGCTCACATCAGCGGAGGGCAAGTTAATGAGGTCCGTTCCCCAAATTCTCCGAGAGACACTGAACGCCCTATAGACACCCCCTGCAGCATGGGAAGCACTGACACTAACTTAGAGGACTCCTGGAGCGGCATCCACCATCAGGTGAGCCCACAGTCTGAGACTGGCAGCACACACACCACTTCCTCTGATGACATCAAGCCCCGCTCAGAGGACTACGACGCAGGAGGCTCGCAAGACGACGACTGCTCCAACGACAGAGGTGTTTCCAAGTGTGGCACCATGCGCTGTCATGACTTCTTGGGTCGCAGTAGTAGTGACACAAGCACCCCAGAGGAGCTAAAGATGTACGAAGGTGGGGCGGGGTTGAGAGTGGAGGTTCGGCTGCGTGGACGAGAAGCCGAGACTACCAGCGAGGAGGAGGGAGTAAGACGGCGTCCTCGTTCCTGGTTGCATAGAGACGAGGTTCCTGTTGAGGAGGAGCACTCGGAGGTCGAGGCCACGGTGACTGTAAAAAGCGTCCCCGACCACCagctcttctcctcctctgaggaggaggaagatgaagatgaagaggcGACGGAAGATGAGAGGTCTGAAGTTGAGGTGGTTCCAGGTCAGGCTCCGCCGCCGCCGCCAACTGAACCCTCGCCCCACTTTCAGGGGATCGTCAACCTAGCTTTCGATGATGACGGCGTAGACCAGGAGAACGATCAGCCCGACTACCAGTCGTCTTCTAACTTCCGTCGCTCAGTGTTACTCTCTGTTGACGAGTGTGAGGAGTTGGGCTCAGAAGAGGGCGGCGTCCAAACGCCACCTCAACAGCCCAATGACGCTGTCACTTCCTGTGACGTTTTTGAAACTGACTCTACAGCTCCTCGACGCAACTGTGCCCCTTCCGGTGACAAACGGGACCACCTGACTTGCCATCTCGAAAGCGCAGGCCTGAAGGGCAAAAAACACGACGAGGAACAGGGAGAAAAATCCCCTGTATTTCTTACAGAGATCCAGGAGCCCGTGCAGGATGAGAGTAATCACATCCAGGTGGATGGGGTGAAGTCCAGTGGCCCTCTCCTGGATGCTGACACCAAAGTCCTCCCTCCCCAGGAGCGCCCATGCCACCTAGATCTGCGGCACACTGAACAATACAACGGAGGGCTGCGCAAACATCACACCAATCCCTCAGAAAGCAAGAAAGCTGATTTACATCTAGACTTAAATGAGCCTCAGCTGACAGGGGACTCTCCTGTACATGCTGCAGAATCTCCAGCAGGTAATGTATGA